The genomic interval TTTCAGATGACCACTCTGTTTGTTTGATTATATAAATACGAGTTAAAAATTGTAATCCTGTTAAAAAATTCTTCATTGTTAATGTAGCGTATACTTACGCTAACCTCCAAATTGTCATTTCTAAAAGCGTTTCTATTTTTGTTTGAATTATCTCCCTACACCCCAAAAGAGGAATAAGGCTATGATAAAAAGGGCAGTTACCGTGTACATAATATAAATCGTCTGTTTAATATGCATAGGATTTAATATAGTATGTACTTCTCCCATGTAAGCACGCTCAGAAGCAATTCCACCATAATAATTTAAACCACCCAAACGGACACCCAAGGCACCGGCTACGCCAGCTTCTGAAAAGCCGCTATTAGGGCTAGGATGTTTTGCTGCATCCCGCCAAATTGCACTAGCTGCGCAAAAAAAACGAAAGCGGAGCAGAATTGTAGATACTAGTATCAATATGGCTGTGAAACGAGCAGGAATATAGTTAAATATATCATCGACACGAGCCGCAATCATACCAAAGTCTTGGTATTTTTCGTTTTTATAACCAACCATAGAATCAAGTGTATTTACAGCTCGATATAAGAATGCCAGTGGTAGGCCACCAATTGCAAAATAAAAAAGCGGAGAAATAATACCATCCACAATGTTTTCTGCAATCGTTTCTACCGTTGCTCGAGTTACCTCCGCAACATCTAGTTTGTCTGTATCTCGCCCAACAATCCAGCCTACTTTAAATCTTGCTTGTTGCATATTACCTACTAGTAAATACTGATAGATTTCATTACCTGCCTTAGCCAAACTATTAGGAGAAATAGTAAAACTTAGTAGTAGGGCTCCCCCTAAAAATTCGACCCAAGGATGAACAGCCGCTAATAAGTATAATATCCACCAAGTAATACTGTAAGTTACAGCTAATACTATAACTACCAGTAGCATACCATATAATTTTTTCAAATTAGACGAATGCTCAAAATTTAATAACTTATTTTCCAAAAAAGTTATTAAATTACCAATCATTACTACAGGGTGCATAGGTGTTCGAGGATCACCTAGAAAGGTATCAATTAAGATGGCAACTAAGGGGATATATTGATCCATTACTTTGCACCTAGGATTGTATAAAGTAAATCCATATTGAGGCTATTCCTCACAGTTTCTGCCAAACGATTGTAACTGTTTTCCTTACGAGTGTGAGTATCATTCACTGTCTCTATCGGAGCTAGACCTTTACGTACTCTTAAGGCATTCAGTATACTGCGACGATAGACATCATTATCGAAGATGCCATGAATATAGGTACCCATGACTAAACCATCAGAACGCACCACCCCATCAGCAGAATCGGCGCGTTGATTAGAGCGACTAGTAATTGTAAAAGCATGCTTAGCAGTTTGTAAGAATTCTGTTAGTCCCATGTGAATTTCATAGCCGACTAGATTCTCATAGGTAAGATTCAATCCTAAAAATCCATTATTTGAACAATTAGCAGTTATTTGATGGGTTATTTTATTCGGTGTAAAGGTAGTCGTAATATCAAGTAAACCAAGCCCAGAAATAGTATCTAAATTAGATTCTGTATGGTTCGGATCTGATATTTGTTTTCCTAGCATTTGATAGCCGCCACAAATACCAATAAGAGGCGTCCCAGATTCTACTAGTTTAATGATTTGTTCTTCAAATCCTTGCTGACGTATATATAATAAATCTTCAATTGTATTTTTACTTCCAGGTAAAAGTATTAAATCAGGCTTACCAATTGACTCACCTTGTTGAATATAACGAACTGTCACATCTGTTTCATTAGCAAAAGCATCAAAATCTGTGAAGTTTGATATTTTAGGAGTTCTAATAACCGCGATATCAAGGTCACTGAGAGTCTTTACCTGTTTGTCATCTAGAGAGACCGAATCTTCATCGTCAATGCCTAATTGATCAAGATGTGGTACTACCCCAATTACAGGTTTACCAGTTTTGGTTTCTAAAAAATCTAGAGCTGGTTTTAGCAAATCGATATCGCCCCGGAATTTATTAATAATAATGCCCTTAATTAGATCTCTTTCATCTGGATCTAACAATTCTAGTGTTCCAACAACGGATGCTAATGCTCCTCCCCTGTCAATATCAGCAATTAATAACACAGGCGCAGTAAGCATTTTAGCGATGCGCATATTAACAATGTCATTGGCTTTCAGATTAACTTCCGCTGGACTACCAGCACCTTCAATAACAATGGTATCAAATTCTGCTCCTAGTTTATCCAAACACTCTTTGATAACACCTAATGCTTTTAAGCTATAACCAGTATGATATT from Pelosinus sp. IPA-1 carries:
- the cbiB gene encoding adenosylcobinamide-phosphate synthase CbiB encodes the protein MDQYIPLVAILIDTFLGDPRTPMHPVVMIGNLITFLENKLLNFEHSSNLKKLYGMLLVVIVLAVTYSITWWILYLLAAVHPWVEFLGGALLLSFTISPNSLAKAGNEIYQYLLVGNMQQARFKVGWIVGRDTDKLDVAEVTRATVETIAENIVDGIISPLFYFAIGGLPLAFLYRAVNTLDSMVGYKNEKYQDFGMIAARVDDIFNYIPARFTAILILVSTILLRFRFFCAASAIWRDAAKHPSPNSGFSEAGVAGALGVRLGGLNYYGGIASERAYMGEVHTILNPMHIKQTIYIMYTVTALFIIALFLFWGVGR
- a CDS encoding cobyric acid synthase — translated: MAKTIMLQGTSSHVGKSILTTALCRIFLQDGQKVVPFKAQNMALNSYVTKTGGEMGRAQVAQAEAAGLDPIVEMNPVLLKPTGNSCSQVVLMGKPIGNMSAKEYHTGYSLKALGVIKECLDKLGAEFDTIVIEGAGSPAEVNLKANDIVNMRIAKMLTAPVLLIADIDRGGALASVVGTLELLDPDERDLIKGIIINKFRGDIDLLKPALDFLETKTGKPVIGVVPHLDQLGIDDEDSVSLDDKQVKTLSDLDIAVIRTPKISNFTDFDAFANETDVTVRYIQQGESIGKPDLILLPGSKNTIEDLLYIRQQGFEEQIIKLVESGTPLIGICGGYQMLGKQISDPNHTESNLDTISGLGLLDITTTFTPNKITHQITANCSNNGFLGLNLTYENLVGYEIHMGLTEFLQTAKHAFTITSRSNQRADSADGVVRSDGLVMGTYIHGIFDNDVYRRSILNALRVRKGLAPIETVNDTHTRKENSYNRLAETVRNSLNMDLLYTILGAK